The genomic stretch TCCTGTCACTAAATGATAGCTCAAGATGTGcatgtacattttatttactaTATCACACCCATCTTGTGGTGTCACAAACACAATGCATTCCATAAAAGGGAGCAGTATGGAAACATTCTTCAACAGATTAAAGTCTGAAGCAGGCAGGGAATTACAGGAATGGTGTGAATTGTGTCAGTATTAATTACCAACTAACTAAAACTGGTTCTACAACACGAGAAAACTACATTAGGTATTTGAAAATGCAAAGAGATTAAATAAATCCAAATAATACTACTTAGTAGTGTTTTACTCTCTTTTTGTCTATGTAATGCATATTCAATTGAGAATGTAAAGATTCAATAACTCTACATTTTATAAAGAAGTTGTCAAATATTTACATCCCATTCTTTACTTCTCTAATGTCCTTACAAAAGTATGCCATGGTAACAATTATTTCTGCCAAAATACCATAGTTGCTAGTTATTCAgtcatattaaatataaataagggATCTCCATCAAATAGTGTCCCaaactttaaatattatttttgttacatttcttttttcataatCATACCAAGTGCTGCTATACTCATAACTAAAGCTTAGATGTGTATAATAGTACCACTGAACTCAAATGACCTTTCAGGTTTCATTTTGTCAGTCTATATGATGAGATGTACATTTGATGTTGTTTAAGAAACTGCAGACTGAAACATCAAGAAATTCGTCAAGCGGTTTTCAAGAAGGTGTCAGGGCTGGTCAGGAAACACTTTCATGATAATAGATGCAATTGAATGGAGAGTTACTGTATGCTGTCAGTCTCACAACacctccttttgtgttccacagaaaaaaaaaatgtacaagtaGAGACATAAGTATAagacataaatgtaaataaataatgacaacatttacattttggaGTGAACTGCCCCTTTAAATGAATCAGTAGAGTTAGAGGAACAATACTAATACACTCAGGTGACAAAATCACCTACTGGATGATATTTACCTTGTAGACTTTCCCAAAGGCTCCATCCCCAAGTTCTCCCACGATCTCCCACACCTCCTCGGGGTTGAGGTCTCTGTGAACGTGCTCATactgtttcttcttcttctccgtgCCCAGCTTGAATATCTTCCGAAAATTGAAAAAGGACATCTTCTAAACGTAATCTATGTGTCTATCGGTGAAAAAAAGAAGTTACACGACATAAACTGTTAATACTGTACTAAACGAATCACTTGGGGAGTTGGCTAATGGGCTAGCTGTGGGTAATCGATTCCCAGCTAACTCATTTAACTGTACAGTTGCAGACAGCTCCAAGTAATCCTGTGAATGGCGGCGAAGGTATTAGTCTCTCTGAAAGTGACAGAGATCAGTCTTTATATGGCATTTCGCGTCTTCATAACATTGAATCATCAAGGCGAGCGACTCCTTCCACCATACAGGGATGGAAAAGTAACAGTCCACTTCCTCAGCTAGCTTCACAGCGGCTACATGTGTGTAATCCTCTGTATTTACCTCACCCgtctaataaaaaataagccTCGCAGTTAATCAAATCTCGCGTATTCAGATATgtcgtttaaaaaaaactacGGTACAGTAAAATCCATAAAGGTGGAGGAGGATATGTAGTTAGCACACCGTAAAAATGCGGAGCGGATGCTGATGACCAAACTCCTGTCTGAGCTCAGTCTACTGCTCACGGGAGGGGTGTGTGTTACAGCTCAGCCAAACACAACCGTTTCGATAAAACCGATTAACTACAGGACACCAACAGGCCAGTCGACCCTGCTCGCGGTGTTGAGATGGATGATTCTCGCGCCTTGCTCAACGGTCGGTCGTGTCTCTCGTGACTTAACTTCTTGAGGATGTTGCGGGAGGACTCAAAAAGCGCGTGCGTTTGGATAGGGAAGGCGCGTGCCCGGCAGTGGAAAGAGTGGCGCATGCGCAGTTGGTGCTGGTCGTGCAGAGGACAGTACTATTCTGACTTAAAATCAGTAAACAACAGTGGGAGGGGATTTGATTCATCCTCGTTAATCGAATATTTTGAACCGctcaacaataaataaatagataaataaatttAACATCAAACTCAACAACTACTGATATTGTTCCTTCACAGCCTGCACTCTTGAGTTCTAAAAGAAGCCACAGTTGTGGAAAAAAAGTCttctttttgcaaaaaaataaaataaaaattcactcAAGTCACGGAGTTCCAGATGCCGAAGCCGAGATGCCTGCAGAACATCTAACATTCTCAATCccaactctttattttttatagttttgaCCTCATATACAGGTGACTGCAGCGTTTTCATTTTGACTAATCTTCCACCGGTCTGCCCAATTGTTTCTCTAACTTTTTGGCTTCTTCTTAATAGTGGCACACTGCccattagtttattttttaaaaatatgtttttactttGTAACACTCAGGTGGTGAGAACAGGCATACTGTGCCATACACTGGATACAGTGTTACTGATTGGTTTCACAGAGACCTAAGAGGCCTAAAGTTTTCTAGTTTCACAGAGGTTTAAAAGGCCGAACATTTTCATGATTCTCCCAAACTATTCTACAAAAATATACCTGTATTTCTAATAaaatatactatactatacgcTTCAAAAGGGAGAGACGTCAGTGATTTGGTTCATTGACTGTGtatagaccaggggtgtccaaattCGGtcttggagggccactgtcttgcagagtttagctccaactaaacagacctgcctggaagtttctagtatgtctagtaagtcattgattagctggatctgatgtgtttgattggagttggagcaggattggacacccttgGTATAAGGCTCACTTTGACATATAGTACTTAGAAAAAGGActtatatttttctttcttttcttttttttaaagaaaaaaaggactTATGTTGAATAAGTGGCCATACACTGACATCTACTGAGGCAAATAGGGTAATGCAGAAGTGACACCTGGAAATGTCACTCATGTAGCCTACTCATAAAGTTGTGGGTTTTCCCCAGTGCTCTTCTGCTATTCCTGAAAATGGAGAATGTAGATCAAACAGTGGGCAACATTTTGTCTGAAACACCCTCTATTGAAGAGTTGGAAGATATATTACATGGGGGTCAGCTGTCCTGTAACCATGTCGATGAAGTGTGGCCTAATTTGTTTCTAGGGGACATGTAAGTGCATTTGTGTGTTACTTATTTTTGATGTgttgatttaaaagaaaacatcagCCCTTTACTATGTCATTCTTTCATAAACAGGTACATGTCTCATGACAGATATGGCCTATGGAGACTGGGTATAACTCATGTTTTAAATGCTGCACATGGTAAAATGTGTTGCAaaggaagtgatgatttttaTGGGACAACCGTGAAGTACTATGGTGTTCCGGCCAATGATCTGCCTACATTCGATATTTCACCTTTTTTCCACCCTTCAGCACACTACATTCATGATGCTCTCAGCAGAACAGGtggtatgtaaaaacatttaatttccattttaaaaatagtatgaTTTTAGTCATGATCAACACtagttagtttttgttttttttaagtacattttaaatattaattgatatctaatttaatttttatgaaaataattttacattttatatagatagatacattTTTGCTGTCAGATTCATTGTATCTCTTTCCAACAGCTAAAGTGTTTGTGCATTGTGCTGTGGGAGTGAGTCGTTCAGCTGCTCTGGTCTTAGCTTACCTAATGATACATTGCAATTACTCTCTGGTGGATGCCATCTTGAAAGTGAAAGAAAGAAGATGGATCTTTCCAAACCGAGGATTTCTGAAGCAGTTGATAACGCTCGGCAATGAATTAAACTACAAGGCATAGTCAAAGTagattgatattttttttaaacaagtatGCAATTGAGAAATCTGTAAACTCAAACATCTACAACAACAATCATTATTAACGTAATAATAGTTTCTCGTATTTATAATTACAGCTTTGTGCTGTACTTCTGTTAGCTATTTgaataaaacaagaaagaatTCTAAAGCAATAATTATACTATACATGGTCAATAAAGATGTctcttttttgtaatatttaattactgAATATCTCCCAACATTGGGCACAAATTAAACCTCAAAgactttttaaacacaaatattttatataatattgagCTGATCAGTATGCAAATGCAAAGCTGATTGCTACTCTGTTTTTCTATGTTCCACTATGTACAATACTCCAAATGTTCACAGTTGTTCTCTCAACACAATTGCCACTTATTGTCCCGTTCTCTCGTCATCGGATGAATCATCCCTCACTTGTGAAACAGATTACAATGCCTCACCATAGAAATGGAACAAGCTAGAATGGCAATAAGAGACATAGGCTATTTCAAAATACGCAGTCTAGACGGCAGGTACGAGGTGTAAATAACAATTAACAAACCTGAGCGCTTTACAATGTATTGTCAAATCAGGGGCTATTAAAGTTTTCAGTGTAATTACTCCGGTCCAAAGCACTGATGTAGTACAAATACGTTATCATGTGATGCTTGTTACTTTTTTCCACACTAGTCAAGATGGGCCAATCACAGTCATACTTGATTACTGGCGCAGccattttattcaataattttatataGACTGTCATGTTATAAGTCCATTTACATGTCAGATACCATACCTTggaattatatatttaacatgttatattTTTTCGAGTGAAAATATCTCCAGTAGGAGGAAAAACATTAGAAGATTTGAATGCGGCTCAATGGAAGTTTAGACTTTCCGAGCCACCAAGCGCCCCCTGGTCATTCACACTATTTGTTGTACGCACAGACGTCTATCATCATCGAAGAGCTGAGATGTTCAGCGGTATCTGGTGACCGAGCAGAGTCATAAAGAGCACCTGTTTTTGTGGATCACGACGTGCCAACCCGATTATGTACACTGAGCCCCCGGGAAAACAGCAGAAACACATATTCTCGGTAATAGTCTGATTTGGGTCAGTTCAGAAGAATGACAGCTCAGAAAAATAAACACGGACTTCTGGCAATTAAAGAGTTAGAGAATGTTCTGGACACATGTAAACTTGATCTAACTCCAGTCGACGAGGTCTGGCCGAACCTGTACATCGGAAACGTGTAAGTAGCCTACTAGGCTACTACATAACTGATGATGCGGTGTTGTAAcacattaaatgcaaatgagctcttATTTAAAGATTTTATCACGCAAGCTATGCCCATGTGgtttatatttagttttattatattatctttatatttaaaaataagatttaAGAATAAGCTATTTTATTCAAAGTGACTTATTTGTTTGAGATTCAATATAGTGTGCATCCCTCTAGTAAAATCAATTCTGCAGTTTATTcactcttaattttttttaaaaactttttttataggGCCATTGCTCAaaatagaaatgctttgaaGAAAATGGGCATCACTCATGTCTTAAATGCTGCCCATTCCAAGCAAGGCAGCATTGGGGACCAGAGCTATTATGGCAATACAATTGTATATTATGGCATCCCAGCAGAAGACTCTTCATCATTTGATCTTAGTGTGCACTTTAAATCGGCTTCTGATTTCATCCACAAAGCTTTGAGGAAGAAGAATGGTAAGTGACCACAGTCAGTGATGCTAATGTAATGCAAAAATACAAATCGATCAAAATGCACTGGGGAGGATTTTGATGCCCACTTTGAAACtaacactgattcatttaaatagttAATATAGACATAAGTATTTCTAAAACCTTTCCCTGTCCTAAATAACCCATGACATCAAAACTAATTTTACATACAATTTAAAACCATCCACTGCTTACTGACCCTATAAGACacttttacatcattttgaggacaaaaaaagaaactcGTTCTGTTGTTGAAATACTCTGGAAAAAAGCTGCATTTCCTCTTTATCTCTTTAAATTTACTAGTAAATCTAAACCTGATAAACAGCTTATCTTGATTCTGAAGTGATTTATAATACAGATATccatatttaatgaacaaaaatgaaaaggtTCGTTTCTGTTCTAGTATTAGCAGCTCCTTCTGATCTCCTGTCTGTCTTTTATCCGTAGGTAAGGTGCTTGTTCATTGCATCATGGGAATGAGTCGGTCTGCCACTCTGGTTTTAGCGTACCTTATGCTGCGTCAGCGTCTTACTCTCCGCACTGCAATCCAAACGGTTGTATTGCAACGTGCAATCTATCCTAACAGGAACTTTTTGAGCCTTCTCCTGGATTTGGACATTCAGCTACAGAGAAAGCGAATGCTGTGTCCTATTCTCTGacagaaaaacaacacaaatgtaaTGAACACACGAAAGCACATGCATTCATTTACTAAAGGGTGAAGAGGTAACTAGCGTTggtatgtttacatgatttatgatatgtatatatatatatatttcttaaaagtAAAACATGTGCCTTTCAGGTTTAGTGTATATGACATAGACCATCTTTCTACTTTTCCATACATTTACAAGGTTATTATATATAACTTGAGAATTTAGCTATAATAACGCTTTTAATAttgaatgaaaaaatatttaacatactTGACAACTGACATGTTTGCATAGTCCTTTTATTATGGGGGATTTTACCGTATAATGTAGTTTTATAATGTACCCtataatggtgttttttttatgaaaatctGTATGATATATTCACGTTGCAGCTTTATGAACCACAGCACACAAGTGCCACATGCTGCTCACACagcaaataatatttaacagtgGAGTCAGTATTCAGCTTAGAATACCAAATTAAGCAGTATTAAATGATTGAATTGTGGTTCATTATTCGGCTGCAGAGAAAACATTCACTGTGAGCAGTATTAGCTTTTACGCAGCCAAATTTGGAGAAATATACCGGCCAAGCACAACATTCTTCTGTTGACTCAATCCTAAAAGCCTTGTTTAAAATGACTGAGCAGCACTCGCTGATGTGATTTTTAGTGCACCCTTTTGCTTTAATAGCAGAATAATGTGTTTCATTCAGGTCATTGATTTACAGAAGTTCCTTTGTTAACTTGGAAAACATTAACTGGTGTTTTGTTAAATGCACTGTATAACTTAGAACATTTAATTGCACATGAGACTATTGACTATGAGTAGGATGAATATTCAATTTGTTACACTCTTATATCTGCCTATGTTAAGTATTTTTGAAAGTGTAACTGCACTAGTGGTTTCATATACAATGTTTCATGTACAGATACAAACAAGGTGCCAAATAAACGTAATTTGTATCTGtattcatttaataaaataaacatgaaagtcCTTTGGTTTTTGCA from Ctenopharyngodon idella isolate HZGC_01 chromosome 13, HZGC01, whole genome shotgun sequence encodes the following:
- the zgc:153981 gene encoding dual specificity protein phosphatase family protein gives rise to the protein MTAQKNKHGLLAIKELENVLDTCKLDLTPVDEVWPNLYIGNVAIAQNRNALKKMGITHVLNAAHSKQGSIGDQSYYGNTIVYYGIPAEDSSSFDLSVHFKSASDFIHKALRKKNGKVLVHCIMGMSRSATLVLAYLMLRQRLTLRTAIQTVVLQRAIYPNRNFLSLLLDLDIQLQRKRMLCPIL
- the si:ch211-223p8.8 gene encoding dual specificity protein phosphatase 13A family protein; the protein is MENVDQTVGNILSETPSIEELEDILHGGQLSCNHVDEVWPNLFLGDMYMSHDRYGLWRLGITHVLNAAHGKMCCKGSDDFYGTTVKYYGVPANDLPTFDISPFFHPSAHYIHDALSRTGAKVFVHCAVGVSRSAALVLAYLMIHCNYSLVDAILKVKERRWIFPNRGFLKQLITLGNELNYKA